The DNA sequence TGGCAGCTATACCATCCAGCCTATCGACAGGTGGAACtccccctttttccttGCGAACCACCACAACCCATTACAACCTCCTTTCATTGCCCCGGGCGAGATCCCGCAAGAACCTGAGGTTGACAAAATTGCTTCAGAAGAATCAGGAAATTGGTGAACGGCATCAGTATGCATCGCTGACTCATTAATGTGCATGTACTAAAGTCACTTCATAACATCTTTCCTGATCATCCACTTTGCACTGATaggctcttcttcgttcccTTCTTATCGAGAAGCTTGACTTGACCACCACTCACTCTAGAAATATCAACCCCCATGATGATCCTCGATGACGGGAGGATATCCTCACCACATATCGATCCACGTTTTTTGTGAAAGATAAGCAGCCAGATATCAACGCCTCACAACTTTTGACAAAGAATAACTAACAAGGGCAAGCTATAttaataaataataattTTTAATCTACAGATAAAGTGTCTATCTACAAAGCTCATTGCAATATTTATGATCGATCTTCCACAGGACACCCCAAACTAGATAGAGTAATCGAGGTGACTGTATCGAGATCACCGAAAATCTTGAAACCACCGAGGTGGGGTGCTGTCTAGCAGAAAGTGGAGATTTAAACTTGCTTTTCTACCCTGAATAAGATCACATCGgcaaaaaaagaggaagggcgACCTCTACAACAGGCAAACGAAGCGCTCTACGTGCATTTTCCGCTGTTATCATACCGCCGTAGTGGATTAACAGTATGATTACAGCAGTTGGCTGCttttttcgttgttggATGAAGCATAAAGCTTTTTAGATATGTATGATGACCCTAGTCTACAAGAATTTATATGGTGCACAAATGATATCATTGCATGATTTCCTTGACGGAGCACCTTCACATCGGAGTGTGAGTCAGTCAAGATCAGTCAAACAAAGATGAACGGAAGCAACTATATAAGGCGTTGTGCAAGGTACGTAAATAAAGTTAAATACTAAAGAGTGCACAAATGGAGGAACGAAATGCAAGGAGCGCATGACGTCATTGGTCACTTCCCATAGTCCATGGATCTTGTATCCTTATTACGCATTTACCAATATATAGTCATTTGTAGTAAGATCCCAGCTGTTGtcctcccccttctccttatcAGGATATTACTACGACAAACTGAGGAATACGCTCACCACACTTCCACCAAAGCACAAATTCAAAGAAGCCTTCCCACGCGATTACAAGCCAGCAAGATGTCTGCTTCCGAAACCACTAcccctgctgctgttgcagCTCCGTCAACAGCGACGGCTGAGACTCCAGCTTCATCTATCCCTCCAAAGCCTGTCACTCCAGCGGAGAATTTCACAGAGCCACCTGCAAGGGCTCTTGACGCCATCGCAGAACCGACCATTCTGGACAAGGCAAAAGATATAGCCAAGCCTGTAAGTCTTGTATTCATTCCATCTACTGTATTCAAAAGACTGGCTCAAGCTGATACTAGAAAGCAGTACCTTGACAAGGCTGAGCCATACGTACAAAAAGTACAAGGTGCAACCAAGCCTTACGCTGATAAGGCGGCTACTAAATTTGAGCAACTTGTTGACAAGATCGAAGTTAGTTTCCTGAATGACGAGGACTCTGGTGGCACGTGATAATGACATTGTTGTTAGGGGAATGACCCTTCCACGAGCGCTGTACCCACATCGGCAGGAACCCTCGACGAGTCTATTGACAACGCGAAGGCCAGAACTGTTGGGACGACAGAGCGTGCTGCTACTGTGGCTGAGGAAACTGGCGAAAAGGCGAAGGGTTTCTTCGAACAAGGATTAAGCGCTGTGCAGGTGGGTACTTGATAGATGAAAGCACCAATCTCGGGCAATAAAAGCTGAAGATGGGCTCCTAGAGTACCTTTAATCAAATCACCAATACCATTGAACAGAGGACAACCACTGACAGCCATCCCGGTATCCTTACTCAAATGAGTAACGTCGTGCACAAGGGCCTTGATAAAGTTGAAGGATTTTTGAATGAGGTTAGTGCCCTATCTAGAATGCTATTGCATCGTTGCATGTGGTTGTTGTACTAATTATCTTGAGACGCAGGCTACTGACGCGACCGTGCCTCCAACGAGCACTTCTGCCACTGCCAACGCAGCTACAGGCACAGACAACAGTACAAGCACCACTCAACCGGTCCAGACCACTACCAACACTGTACCGCACATCCCTCTTGGTCCATAGATTGTTGTCGTCTTGTTTCTGTGGCTGCATTTTACGGCTACTGCTGTCACTTCCCGGATGCTCTCACTCGGCTGAGGAGCCTGAAATGTCCAGTCAGCTTCTGGGACGCGTATTTTGTTGTTTAGCTATCTTTTTCTAACGTAGTGGGCAGATGTGACGATATGTTATCCATGTATATCCATTCGCATCTGGTGAACAGTGAAACGCATGACAGAAAATGAGGGATATCTTCATTGCATAGTGGAGTGACACGACGTCGTAAAGTATATATACACGAAACGCGATCGATCGTTGATTATTAAAGTGGTGTAACGGGAATACGCGGCGTTATGGAAGCTGGCGTTTGGGGTGCCACACCCTCTTACGGCCCAGTCGCCCAGTGACCCTTGTTGAAGTCCTTCCTCCAGCGCGCTCTCACTCGCTCTCCATACAAATCTCTTTCCTTACTACTATATATCCTTACATCCAACTCCCAGCTTAGTCGCCCATCCAGGCAGCCGATCTCGCCAACCGTACGGCCAGTCCTGCGTATTCATCTTCCGCATCGCACCAGGCCCACTAAGCGTGagttctctctccttccactgGAGTTGGAGTCGGCGCCCGTGATGCTGCCGGTTTTAAGTGTCTTTAAGCGCAAGAGCTAACCCCATCCACTATGTCCTTGACGGCCATTCCAACGCTTCCGTTCATTTACGCGCCTGTTCGTCTAGTTTTACCAAACAACTCCACCCCACCCCACCCTGCACTTCCGACTTCGGCGCCATCCCCTTACTGTTATTCAGTCTCAACCCGCTTCCCTCCCATCAAcgtctccttcatctcaaGGCTCTCATTCCTTGAAGCGTCGACTCATTGACCACCCAGCCTCAATCCTGCCATAAAGAATTCAACGCTAGTCATTTATTGGAGGTGAGTCATCTTATCTTGTTGGGTCCTTGGCGGTGTGGAAAtcgaagaaggaggcggaggagacCATGAATTTCTGAAACTAGAAAATTTGTGGATAGGAGAGTGTGTATTGGGACGATTGGCGAATTTTGGAGGTTGGATATACGGATGGGACCGGCGAACTCGCATGTCTTATTCTCGCAGCAACGCGGTGCTAATACCCAAAATGACGTTCCAGCTACAACTGCTATAATCCAAACAACTTCGCTATAGTCACTCGATTCATCCGTTATCACATATAACTTACTTCGGATAAAATGGGAGAACAGCCTGAAATTGATCTTGACTCAGTCATCGACCGACTGTTAGAAGGTGGGGTATCTTAGCCCACCAAAACGTTTTTGAAGCTGACAATATTATCGGGAACTCAGTGCGAGGGAACAGACCAGGCAAGGCAGTGCAGTTGGCAGAATACGAAATCAAATACCTTTGCACCAAAGCCCGTGAAATCTTCATCAGTCAGCCGATCCTCCTTGAACTCGAAGCTCCTATCAAAATCTGTGGTATGTTTGAAATATTAAGACAGGGTTGGAAATAGGCTCATAATTATTAACCAAAAGGTGACATCCATGGACAATATTACGACTTGTTGCGTCTCTTTGAGTACGGTGGTTTCCCCCCCGAAGCCAATtatctcttcctcggtGACTATGTCGACCGAGGCAAGCAATCCCTTGAAACTATCTGCCTGCTGTTGGCGTATAAAATCAAGT is a window from the Cryptococcus neoformans var. neoformans JEC21 chromosome 2 sequence genome containing:
- a CDS encoding expressed protein, giving the protein MSASETTTPAAVAAPSTATAETPASSIPPKPVTPAENFTEPPARALDAIAEPTILDKAKDIAKPYLDKAEPYVQKVQGATKPYADKAATKFEQLVDKIEGNDPSTSAVPTSAGTLDESIDNAKARTVGTTERAATVAEETGEKAKGFFEQGLSAVQSTFNQITNTIEQRTTTDSHPGILTQMSNVVHKGLDKVEGFLNEATDATVPPTSTSATANAATGTDNSTSTTQPVQTTTNTVPHIPLGP